One stretch of Brevibacillus laterosporus DNA includes these proteins:
- a CDS encoding NADPH-dependent oxidoreductase has product MKIVGIAGTMNVDSSTKKVLQIVLESAKVEGADVELIHLAEWPLPLYDARNDTSTYPEIVHQFVKKVAEADALVIGSPEYHGTITGALKNSFDFLEGRFLHGKPAAIIGVAGGGMGATNTVNTLQLILRNLHAYPLPGSPTVANSYKAFKEDNTLYDERLQDRFVNLGKELVWMTKQLKQDK; this is encoded by the coding sequence ATGAAAATTGTAGGAATAGCAGGAACGATGAATGTTGACTCCAGCACAAAGAAGGTATTGCAAATCGTTTTAGAGTCAGCAAAGGTAGAAGGAGCAGATGTTGAATTAATCCATTTAGCAGAATGGCCCTTGCCTCTATATGATGCAAGAAATGATACTAGTACGTATCCTGAGATTGTTCATCAATTTGTGAAAAAAGTAGCGGAAGCAGATGCATTGGTGATTGGTTCACCCGAATATCATGGAACCATTACAGGAGCATTGAAAAACTCATTTGATTTCTTGGAAGGACGTTTTTTACACGGAAAACCAGCTGCGATTATTGGTGTAGCGGGTGGTGGAATGGGAGCAACTAATACGGTAAACACATTGCAACTCATATTACGTAATTTGCACGCTTATCCATTACCAGGTTCCCCGACCGTTGCTAACTCCTATAAAGCATTTAAAGAAGACAACACCTTGTATGACGAACGTCTGCAAGATCGCTTTGTTAATTTGGGTAAAGAACTGGTTTGGATGACAAAACAATTGAAACAGGACAAATAG
- the mntR gene encoding transcriptional regulator MntR, producing the protein MPTPSMEDYLERIYSLIDTKGYARVSDIAEALEVHPSSVTKMVQKLDKDNYLVYEKYRGLVLTAKGKKVGKRLVRRHALLEDFLTLIGVDQDLIYKDVEGIEHHLSWESIASIEYLVQFLKEDPTRVAELMRIREEDEQKEDTDTKPESV; encoded by the coding sequence GTGCCAACTCCAAGTATGGAAGATTATCTGGAAAGAATATATAGTTTAATTGATACCAAGGGATATGCTCGTGTTTCCGATATTGCAGAAGCGCTAGAGGTGCATCCGTCCTCTGTTACAAAAATGGTACAGAAACTAGATAAAGACAATTATTTGGTCTATGAAAAATATCGTGGGCTGGTCTTAACTGCTAAAGGAAAGAAAGTGGGTAAGCGTCTGGTAAGGCGACATGCGCTGTTGGAGGATTTCTTGACGCTAATCGGTGTAGATCAGGATCTCATTTATAAAGACGTAGAGGGAATTGAACACCATCTAAGCTGGGAATCTATTGCCAGCATTGAATATTTGGTTCAATTTTTAAAGGAAGATCCTACTCGCGTTGCTGAGCTCATGCGTATTAGAGAAGAAGACGAACAAAAAGAAGATACGGATACGAAACCAGAGTCCGTGTAA
- a CDS encoding phospholipase, which produces MRVDAVFEGGGMKGIALIGAITAMEQNGYQWESVAGTSAGSIVAALLAAGYRHQELRGIFETLNYLQFLKRKGWSRVPYVGSFYNLLVQKGLYPSDEIERFVGQLLRKKGIRTFGDLPKEKLRIIASDISAGAMLTLPDDFPDFGIDPETFPIAKAVRMSCAIPYFFQPYFLFKNKTPHIIVDGGLLSNFPVWLFDSKEKPLWPTFGFRLNDETVPVRPQSVKSLYGLSKALLMTMMDAHDRFHVKKAEAVRTVFIPTKGYSAIDFHLSATQRQELFDSGKKAAEDFLNKWDFNQYVTAFRSEKNNSFLV; this is translated from the coding sequence ATGCGAGTAGATGCGGTTTTTGAAGGGGGAGGCATGAAAGGTATAGCTTTAATTGGAGCGATTACGGCTATGGAACAGAATGGGTACCAGTGGGAGAGTGTCGCTGGTACATCTGCTGGTTCTATTGTCGCCGCTCTTTTGGCTGCCGGATATCGTCACCAGGAGCTTCGAGGCATATTCGAAACGTTGAACTATTTGCAATTTTTAAAAAGAAAAGGCTGGTCAAGAGTGCCCTATGTTGGGTCATTCTATAATTTGCTGGTCCAAAAGGGCTTGTATCCCAGTGATGAAATTGAGCGTTTTGTCGGTCAATTGCTACGAAAAAAAGGAATCCGCACATTTGGTGATTTACCCAAAGAAAAACTGCGTATCATTGCTTCTGACATCAGCGCCGGAGCCATGTTAACTTTACCGGATGATTTTCCAGATTTCGGAATTGATCCGGAAACCTTCCCCATAGCCAAAGCAGTAAGAATGAGCTGCGCAATCCCCTATTTTTTTCAACCTTATTTTTTGTTTAAAAATAAGACCCCTCATATTATTGTAGACGGTGGTCTATTAAGTAATTTTCCTGTTTGGTTATTTGATTCCAAGGAGAAACCCTTGTGGCCCACTTTTGGTTTCCGTTTAAATGATGAGACTGTTCCTGTTCGCCCTCAGTCAGTGAAGAGTCTGTACGGTTTGTCTAAAGCTTTGCTCATGACCATGATGGATGCTCACGACCGTTTTCATGTGAAAAAAGCAGAGGCTGTGCGTACGGTATTTATTCCCACCAAAGGATATAGTGCGATCGATTTTCACTTGAGTGCAACTCAACGACAAGAATTATTTGACTCAGGTAAAAAAGCAGCTGAAGACTTTTTGAATAAGTGGGATTTTAATCAGTATGTTACCGCATTTCGCAGTGAAAAAAATAACAGCTTTCTAGTTTGA
- a CDS encoding DUF1385 domain-containing protein: MKQQNVPAYGGQAVIEGVMFGGRKVTVTAIRRKNQEIEYFEEPKKTITWVNNLKKIPFLRGIVGLIEASASGAKHLNFASEQYSMESDDEADKDSGPSKMTLILGVAVVGVLSFLVGKILFTVVPALLAGFLFGKWVPSGVWQNLIEGGIKFFLLIGYISLIAQTPLIKRLFQYHGAEHKVINAYEAGVELTVKNVQSFSTLHYRCGSSFLIFSIIVGVFIYSLVDYNTMWDRVVQRIILLPVVIGVSYEVLQGTNLLRDIPVLRFLGYPGLWLQRITTREPDDTQVEVAIASFEKMRERDREFIENQKLATTG; this comes from the coding sequence TTGAAGCAACAAAACGTGCCTGCATATGGCGGGCAAGCCGTAATAGAAGGCGTTATGTTTGGCGGTAGAAAAGTGACCGTAACCGCCATCCGCCGAAAGAACCAAGAAATTGAATACTTTGAAGAACCAAAAAAGACGATCACATGGGTAAATAACTTAAAAAAAATCCCATTTCTTCGTGGGATCGTAGGTTTGATTGAGGCAAGTGCCAGCGGAGCCAAGCATCTGAACTTCGCTTCGGAACAATACAGCATGGAATCAGATGATGAGGCAGATAAAGATTCTGGTCCGTCTAAAATGACATTGATTTTAGGCGTTGCCGTGGTCGGTGTCCTCTCTTTTCTAGTCGGTAAAATTTTATTTACTGTTGTTCCTGCCCTTCTCGCTGGCTTCTTATTTGGCAAATGGGTTCCATCTGGGGTATGGCAAAATCTAATTGAAGGCGGGATTAAATTCTTCCTGTTGATCGGTTATATTAGCCTAATTGCCCAGACTCCATTGATCAAACGATTATTTCAATATCACGGTGCTGAACATAAAGTGATTAACGCCTACGAAGCTGGGGTAGAATTAACGGTAAAGAACGTACAAAGTTTTTCCACCCTACACTACCGTTGTGGCAGTAGCTTTCTCATTTTCTCCATTATTGTCGGTGTATTTATATACTCCTTGGTTGATTACAACACTATGTGGGATCGAGTCGTTCAGCGTATCATTTTGTTACCAGTGGTAATTGGCGTTTCTTATGAGGTTTTGCAAGGAACCAACCTGTTGCGAGATATCCCTGTTCTTCGTTTCCTCGGTTATCCTGGACTCTGGTTACAGCGCATCACAACAAGAGAACCTGATGACACCCAAGTGGAAGTAGCCATTGCCTCTTTTGAAAAAATGAGAGAACGAGATCGAGAATTTATTGAGAATCAAAAGCTTGCTACCACCGGTTAA
- the aroQ gene encoding type II 3-dehydroquinate dehydratase encodes MISVLVINGPNLNALGKREPSIYGQDTVEDIVEHLQTVANELQVSIGHLQSNHEGVLIDAIHDARDAYDGIIMNPGAFTHYSYAIRDAVASVSLPLIEVHISNVHKREEFRHTSVIAPVAFGQIVGLGKDGYEWALRALVRHLQHNKST; translated from the coding sequence ATGATCTCTGTCTTAGTAATAAATGGACCGAATTTGAATGCATTAGGAAAACGCGAACCTTCTATTTATGGTCAGGACACCGTAGAAGATATCGTGGAGCACCTGCAAACGGTAGCAAATGAATTACAGGTATCAATTGGGCATCTTCAATCCAATCATGAAGGTGTACTAATTGATGCCATTCACGATGCGCGTGATGCATACGATGGGATTATCATGAACCCAGGAGCTTTTACACATTATAGTTATGCAATTCGTGACGCAGTAGCCAGTGTGTCGTTGCCTCTCATCGAGGTTCACATCTCCAATGTTCACAAACGTGAAGAGTTCCGACACACGTCTGTTATTGCCCCTGTAGCGTTTGGACAGATTGTCGGGTTAGGCAAGGATGGTTACGAATGGGCATTACGGGCCTTGGTTCGTCATTTGCAACACAACAAGAGTACATAG
- a CDS encoding aminopeptidase P family protein — MSHRLDKLRAVLQEQKLDALVIESEVNRQYISNFSGSTGWAIVSLDQAKFVTDFRYIEQATKECTAFEIINNKRQALPTIKQVLQDMGVTKVGFEAEHTSYAIFETWKQTLDNVELVATKGLVEKLRLYKEEAELVIMRQAAQLSDDAFAHVIKMIKPGIREMDVASELDYYLRKHGAKGSGFDIIVASGKRGALPHGRASEKVIEAGDMVTIDFGAHYKGYHSDMTRTFAVGEPDPKMKEIYEIVLKAELEGVNKVKVGMTGKEVDALTRDIIKEAGYGDYYGHAAGHGLGMDVHEAPAISMLSETVLKPGMVITIEPGIYVEGLGGVRIEDDVVLTENGVEILNKTPKELLILPV, encoded by the coding sequence ATGTCACATCGTTTGGACAAACTAAGAGCGGTATTGCAGGAACAAAAATTGGATGCACTCGTTATAGAGAGTGAAGTGAATCGTCAGTATATTAGTAATTTTAGTGGTTCCACAGGGTGGGCGATCGTATCTCTAGACCAAGCCAAATTCGTAACGGATTTCCGCTATATTGAACAAGCAACGAAAGAGTGTACGGCTTTTGAAATTATTAATAATAAACGTCAAGCGTTACCAACCATTAAACAGGTTCTACAAGATATGGGGGTAACGAAAGTTGGATTTGAGGCAGAGCATACGAGCTATGCTATCTTTGAAACATGGAAGCAAACGTTAGACAATGTAGAGTTAGTAGCTACGAAAGGTCTTGTCGAGAAATTGCGGTTGTACAAAGAGGAAGCTGAATTGGTTATCATGAGGCAAGCAGCCCAGTTATCTGACGATGCTTTTGCCCATGTGATCAAAATGATTAAACCAGGAATTCGTGAAATGGACGTAGCCAGTGAGCTGGATTACTATCTACGTAAGCATGGTGCAAAGGGTTCTGGCTTTGATATTATTGTAGCTTCTGGTAAACGTGGAGCCTTACCTCATGGTCGCGCCAGTGAAAAGGTAATTGAAGCAGGAGATATGGTAACGATCGATTTTGGAGCACATTATAAAGGCTACCACTCTGATATGACACGTACCTTTGCTGTAGGAGAACCTGATCCGAAAATGAAAGAAATCTACGAGATTGTTTTGAAGGCAGAGTTGGAAGGCGTGAACAAAGTAAAGGTCGGTATGACCGGAAAAGAAGTAGATGCCTTGACTCGTGACATTATTAAGGAAGCAGGGTATGGGGATTATTATGGTCATGCAGCCGGTCATGGTTTAGGAATGGATGTTCATGAGGCTCCTGCGATCTCCATGCTATCAGAAACAGTGCTGAAGCCGGGCATGGTGATTACAATTGAACCAGGCATTTATGTAGAAGGCCTTGGTGGAGTACGTATTGAAGATGATGTTGTATTAACTGAAAATGGAGTCGAGATTCTGAACAAAACGCCAAAAGAGTTGCTGATTTTGCCTGTATAA
- the efp gene encoding elongation factor P, producing the protein MISVNDFRTGLTIEVDGNIYSVLEFQHVKPGKGAAFVRSKLRNLRSGNVTEMTFRGGEKVNPARIETSTMQYLYASGDDYTFMNTETYEQITFTQKQIEHELKFLKENMNVQIMQYNNETIGIQLPNSVELEVTETEPGIKGDTATGASKKATLETGFVVNVPLFVNQGDKLIIDTRTQAYVSRA; encoded by the coding sequence ATGATTTCTGTAAACGATTTTCGCACTGGTTTAACTATTGAAGTTGACGGTAATATTTATTCAGTACTTGAATTCCAACACGTAAAACCGGGAAAAGGTGCGGCATTCGTTCGTTCCAAATTGCGTAACCTGCGCAGTGGTAACGTAACGGAAATGACCTTCCGTGGTGGAGAAAAAGTAAACCCTGCTCGTATTGAAACAAGCACAATGCAATACCTGTATGCAAGTGGTGATGATTATACGTTCATGAATACGGAAACGTATGAGCAAATTACCTTTACACAAAAACAAATCGAGCATGAACTGAAATTCTTAAAAGAAAACATGAACGTTCAAATCATGCAATATAACAATGAAACAATCGGTATTCAACTTCCAAACAGCGTTGAACTGGAAGTAACAGAAACAGAACCAGGTATTAAAGGTGATACAGCTACTGGTGCTTCTAAAAAAGCAACATTGGAAACTGGCTTTGTCGTAAACGTACCTTTGTTTGTTAACCAAGGTGATAAGTTAATCATTGATACTCGTACACAAGCGTACGTGTCTCGTGCGTAG
- a CDS encoding DUF441 domain-containing protein, whose product MHVASGEIMLVVLIIVGLIGRSPIIATAASLLLVLKLTSLERLFPAVERRGLELGLLFLTVSVLVPFASEKVSLKDVTPLFTTIVGIMALVGGILATHLNGKGLDMLRADPQLIVGLVIGSIIGIVFFKGVPVGPLMAAGITAFLMKLLDWIGKAM is encoded by the coding sequence ATGCATGTAGCAAGCGGTGAAATTATGTTGGTTGTACTCATCATTGTTGGCCTCATTGGTCGTTCTCCCATCATTGCTACCGCAGCCAGCTTATTGTTGGTCCTAAAATTAACTTCGTTAGAACGCCTATTTCCAGCTGTGGAGAGACGTGGTCTGGAATTGGGCCTTCTCTTTTTAACCGTATCCGTTCTCGTACCATTTGCCAGTGAAAAGGTATCGCTCAAAGATGTAACTCCACTCTTTACCACCATAGTCGGCATCATGGCGCTGGTAGGAGGGATCCTAGCTACTCATCTAAACGGAAAAGGGCTGGATATGCTACGTGCTGACCCTCAGTTAATTGTAGGCTTAGTTATTGGTTCTATTATTGGCATTGTATTTTTTAAAGGAGTGCCTGTAGGACCACTGATGGCAGCTGGAATTACAGCTTTTTTGATGAAACTGTTGGACTGGATAGGTAAAGCAATGTGA
- a CDS encoding 2-phosphosulfolactate phosphatase: protein MRIEVVPTVEEIRLDQITHRTVIVIDVLRSTSTIISALAHGCQSVSITETIGQALSLRTNQTLLAGERQCKKIALFDENNSPIAMKKVNWEHKPHLVLTTTNGTRAMQKAEKAEHLYIAAFLNATACITQALQLKRDITLYCSGTRMEFALEDGLCAGFLVHEAKNSLPSIEVCDLAEAMRAAYQSFAPSLLQVMMNSKTGKRLRHHQHQEDIEMASQLNHYKIVPVYKEKRILPLLGS from the coding sequence ATGCGAATAGAAGTGGTGCCCACAGTAGAAGAGATTCGTTTAGATCAGATTACACATCGAACCGTCATTGTTATTGATGTACTACGCTCTACCAGCACTATTATTAGTGCTCTGGCCCATGGCTGTCAGTCGGTGAGTATCACCGAGACAATCGGGCAAGCACTGTCTTTACGTACGAATCAAACTCTTCTCGCTGGGGAACGCCAGTGCAAAAAAATCGCATTATTTGATGAAAACAATTCCCCTATCGCGATGAAAAAAGTGAACTGGGAACACAAACCTCATCTCGTTTTAACCACCACAAACGGTACCCGTGCCATGCAAAAGGCGGAGAAGGCGGAGCATTTATATATCGCAGCTTTTCTAAATGCAACAGCTTGTATTACACAAGCACTTCAATTAAAGCGTGATATCACCCTTTATTGTTCCGGCACACGAATGGAATTCGCTTTAGAAGATGGCCTATGTGCTGGCTTTTTAGTGCACGAGGCAAAGAATTCTCTCCCCTCCATCGAGGTATGTGATTTAGCAGAAGCAATGCGAGCAGCTTATCAGTCTTTTGCTCCTTCCCTCTTGCAAGTTATGATGAACAGCAAGACTGGTAAACGTTTACGGCATCATCAACATCAAGAAGATATAGAAATGGCTAGTCAGCTCAATCATTATAAAATCGTTCCTGTCTACAAGGAAAAACGCATACTCCCCCTGCTTGGCTCATAA
- a CDS encoding phosphosulfolactate synthase — protein sequence MEKEISFWPTQWVDPSCTRECKPRHTGVTMVIDKGLGLHAMKDLLHTASTYIDIYKLGFGTSVLYPFSVLEEKLTLALSLDIAVMPGGTFFEIACTQNGVKTYLERIRDAGFNAVEISDGSMPISIEERHDAISMAREMGFRVFSEYGQKASTFRADQEMLLATLAADVKAGADYVIVEARESGNVGIYNKQGEIDAKFVQQVIQQASTLATKLIWEAPQKPQQISLLKTIGLDVNLGNIAPADLLSLETLRRGLRGDTAYQVLEDRRRLVCE from the coding sequence ATGGAAAAAGAGATCTCGTTCTGGCCGACTCAGTGGGTAGATCCCTCCTGTACCCGAGAATGTAAGCCACGTCATACCGGCGTTACGATGGTAATCGACAAAGGATTAGGCTTACACGCAATGAAAGACTTGCTACACACCGCTTCCACCTATATTGATATTTATAAACTAGGCTTTGGAACCTCTGTTCTCTATCCGTTTTCAGTGCTAGAAGAAAAACTAACTCTAGCCCTCTCTCTAGATATTGCAGTCATGCCAGGTGGAACATTTTTTGAAATAGCCTGTACGCAGAATGGAGTAAAGACGTATCTGGAACGAATCCGGGATGCTGGATTTAATGCAGTGGAAATTTCAGATGGTAGCATGCCCATTTCTATTGAAGAGAGGCATGATGCGATTTCAATGGCTAGAGAAATGGGGTTTCGTGTATTTTCAGAATATGGACAAAAGGCGAGTACATTCCGCGCTGATCAAGAAATGCTCTTGGCCACGCTGGCGGCAGATGTGAAGGCTGGTGCCGACTATGTCATTGTGGAAGCGAGAGAAAGCGGTAATGTTGGTATCTACAACAAGCAGGGAGAAATCGATGCAAAGTTCGTTCAACAAGTCATACAACAAGCATCTACACTTGCTACTAAGCTAATCTGGGAAGCTCCTCAGAAGCCTCAACAGATCAGTTTGTTAAAGACGATTGGGCTTGACGTTAATCTTGGAAACATCGCTCCTGCTGATCTCTTATCTCTTGAAACTCTGCGCCGTGGATTGCGCGGTGACACCGCCTATCAGGTATTAGAAGACAGGAGAAGATTGGTATGCGAATAG
- a CDS encoding DUF2619 domain-containing protein has translation MWEKAILGMASLRLLSGSLEIIVALLILRVNQVEKALIYNSGLALVGPMILLATTTIGMVGLSDKLSLTKILWIFIGVTCILIGVKSK, from the coding sequence ATGTGGGAAAAAGCAATTTTGGGGATGGCTTCGTTACGATTGTTGTCGGGCAGTCTGGAAATTATTGTAGCCTTGCTAATCCTCAGGGTAAATCAAGTAGAAAAAGCGTTGATTTATAATTCCGGTCTAGCTTTGGTTGGTCCCATGATCTTACTCGCAACTACTACGATTGGGATGGTAGGTTTATCCGATAAATTGTCACTTACGAAAATATTGTGGATCTTTATCGGGGTGACTTGCATTTTGATTGGGGTAAAAAGTAAATAG
- the spoIIIAA gene encoding stage III sporulation protein AA, producing MKHILSLLPTEIRAVIAALPVKVQEHVEEIRLRQNLPIEIRYGHQASYVTPTGQLTANFRQGWMFREDSSVKLLNQISQHSLYALEEELRRGYITVVGGHRIGIAGRVVLERGDVKGIRDITSFNIRIAREKKGVAKDILAYLFDKGQFQSTLVISPPQCGKTTLLRDLARCISYGNEWSSSKKVGIVDERSEIAGCYNGIPQRDVGPRTDVLDACPKAIGMMMMIRSMSPDLIVVDEIGRQEDSEAIWEALHAGVAVLCSAHGIALEDIAKRPTISRLIVERVFKRYVILSREHGAGTIHGLYDEHLRPMKENVICSR from the coding sequence ATGAAACATATCTTGTCTTTGTTGCCGACAGAGATACGCGCCGTGATAGCGGCTCTGCCTGTAAAAGTGCAAGAACATGTAGAAGAGATTCGACTACGACAAAACCTACCGATCGAGATTCGTTACGGACATCAGGCAAGTTATGTAACACCCACAGGTCAGCTTACAGCCAATTTTCGCCAAGGTTGGATGTTTCGTGAGGATTCAAGCGTAAAATTACTTAATCAGATTAGCCAGCACTCGCTTTATGCGTTGGAGGAAGAATTGAGGCGGGGGTACATTACAGTTGTCGGGGGACATCGTATTGGTATCGCCGGCAGGGTGGTGCTAGAGCGTGGAGATGTCAAAGGGATACGAGATATAACCAGTTTTAATATAAGGATTGCCCGTGAAAAAAAAGGCGTAGCAAAGGATATCCTCGCATATTTGTTTGATAAGGGGCAATTTCAATCAACATTGGTGATCTCACCTCCGCAATGCGGCAAAACTACGTTACTCCGTGATTTGGCAAGATGCATTAGTTATGGTAACGAGTGGTCTTCTAGCAAAAAGGTAGGGATTGTAGACGAACGCTCCGAAATAGCAGGATGTTACAATGGCATTCCGCAACGAGACGTAGGGCCGCGCACCGATGTGTTGGATGCTTGTCCTAAAGCAATTGGAATGATGATGATGATTCGTTCCATGTCACCTGACCTCATTGTAGTAGATGAAATCGGTAGACAGGAAGACAGTGAAGCTATATGGGAAGCTCTACATGCAGGGGTAGCTGTGTTATGCAGTGCTCACGGCATTGCACTTGAAGACATCGCAAAGCGGCCTACGATTTCGCGGTTAATCGTGGAGAGGGTATTTAAACGTTACGTGATTCTTAGTCGAGAACACGGAGCTGGGACAATTCACGGATTATATGACGAGCACTTGCGACCAATGAAGGAGAATGTCATATGCTCAAGATAA
- the spoIIIAB gene encoding stage III sporulation protein AB: MLKIMAAIVVLLSASLIGIQLGKRYSERVKELRALLHSLQMLETEIVYGATPLSLAFEKISVRVTKSIGNLYKRASELLQTKEGESTQMIWQTALEQTWATTALRKEEKEVLKNLGYVMGNSDREDQKKHLQLTVFHLRGLEEEAKAEQIKYEKMYKSLGFLGGLLVVILMM, from the coding sequence ATGCTCAAGATAATGGCGGCTATTGTAGTGCTATTGTCAGCCTCTCTTATTGGTATCCAGTTAGGAAAGCGTTATAGCGAGCGAGTAAAAGAACTAAGAGCCTTGCTTCACTCCTTGCAAATGCTAGAGACGGAGATTGTCTATGGAGCTACGCCTCTCTCGTTAGCTTTCGAAAAAATTTCTGTTCGAGTGACCAAAAGCATTGGGAATCTGTACAAGCGGGCTAGTGAGCTTTTACAAACCAAAGAAGGAGAATCCACCCAAATGATTTGGCAAACAGCATTGGAACAAACCTGGGCAACAACAGCATTACGAAAAGAAGAGAAAGAAGTCTTAAAGAATCTGGGCTATGTCATGGGGAATTCGGATCGAGAGGATCAGAAGAAGCATTTGCAACTAACCGTCTTTCATTTGCGAGGTTTAGAAGAAGAGGCCAAAGCCGAACAGATTAAGTACGAAAAGATGTACAAAAGTTTAGGATTTTTAGGCGGACTTCTCGTCGTCATACTAATGATGTAA
- the spoIIIAC gene encoding stage III sporulation protein AC, producing the protein MGFDLTPVFQIAGVGFIVAIIQTVLKASGKEDIAQWATLVGFIIVLFMVAHYLGDLFTEVKRVFLFN; encoded by the coding sequence GTGGGCTTTGATTTGACTCCAGTATTCCAAATTGCCGGCGTTGGGTTCATCGTTGCGATTATTCAGACGGTACTAAAAGCTTCAGGAAAGGAAGACATTGCACAGTGGGCCACGCTGGTAGGATTTATTATTGTGTTGTTTATGGTAGCACATTATTTAGGTGATTTATTTACCGAGGTAAAACGAGTCTTCCTTTTTAATTAG
- the spoIIIAD gene encoding stage III sporulation protein AD yields MDIVQIVGLGLVATLLALVIKEQKPLFAFLLAVVSGVIIFTFLIGKISDVIRVLEKLAVHADLNLVFLGTILKIIGIAYIAEFGAQVTRDAGQGAIASKIELAGKVLILVMAVPIIQIIIETVVNLLPA; encoded by the coding sequence ATGGACATCGTGCAAATTGTCGGTCTGGGCTTAGTAGCAACGCTCCTCGCCCTGGTCATTAAAGAACAAAAACCCTTATTCGCTTTCTTGCTGGCAGTAGTGAGCGGTGTCATCATTTTTACCTTTTTAATTGGCAAGATTTCTGATGTCATTCGTGTTTTGGAAAAATTAGCCGTCCATGCTGATCTGAACCTTGTGTTCCTTGGAACGATTTTAAAGATTATTGGGATTGCCTATATTGCCGAATTTGGAGCTCAGGTGACGAGAGATGCTGGACAAGGGGCGATCGCCTCCAAAATTGAATTAGCCGGTAAAGTACTTATTCTTGTCATGGCGGTTCCCATTATTCAGATCATTATTGAAACAGTGGTCAATTTACTGCCTGCATAA